The following DNA comes from Nitrogeniibacter aestuarii.
TCTTGGTGTGGCTGCGATTGTGCCCGACACCGGTTTTTCGCCCGAGCACCTGCTCGCACAGGCCGATCAGCGCCTCTACGAAGCGAAGCGTGCGGGGCGCAACCGGGTGTGTGCCGGGGAGCTCGGCGAGCCTTTCGGGCCGCCGGTGGGCGACCTGTCCTGACACATTCCTTTGCGCTCGTGGACGGGGATGCTCATCCTGCAGATATGTCGGGGTGGTAAGCTAGGCCAGCCGGTCTGAATCGACCCCCTCGAACCACTCTCACGGAGCGAGCCCAATGCAGTTTCTTCGACGCGCAGTCTTCTTCCTCATGATGGCGTCTCCGGCCTTTGCCGGCGGCCTGGATCTGTTGTCGAGCACGCAGGCCAGCGGCGGCCTCAAGGAGGCGCTGGAACAGGGGGCCAACGTGGCGGTCGACCAGCTCGGCACCAAGGGGGGCTTCCTCAACAATGCCAAGGTGCGCATCCCGCTGCCCAGCGCGCTGGAAAAGACCCGCCCCATTCTCAAGATGATGGGCAAGGCCGACGAACTCGACAACCTGCAAACGGCCATGAACCGCGCGGCCGAAGCGGCCGTACCCGAGGCGCGCACGCTGCTCGTCGGTGCGGTCAAGTCGATGAGCGTGGATGACGCCAAGAAGATTCTGTCCGGTGGCGACAATTCGGTCACCCGCTATTTCGAGTCCAAGACCCGCGACGCGCTCACCAAGCGCTTCCTGCCGGTGGTGACCGAACAGACCAACCGTCTGTCGCTGGCCGGCCAGTACAACCAGCTGGCGGGCAAGGCCGCCAAGACCGGGCTGCTCAAGGGCGAAGAAAGTTCGGTGGAGACCTTCGTGACCGCCAAGGCGCTCGACGGCCTCTACGCCACCATCGCCGAGCAGGAGCGGGCCATTCGCGCCAACCCCATGCAGGCGGCCGGCTCGCTGGCCAAGAAAGTGTTCGAAGCCATGAAGTGACCCGCGCTTGTCGGTTCGCCCCCGGCGCACCCCGGTGCTCCGGTAAAATGACGCCCAACGCACTGTTCGCGCCGCCCGCCCGGGCGGCGTGCTGTTTTTGATCCCCGCCCATGTCTCTCGGTCTCAACGCTCCGCAACGTGAAGCCATCCACTACCTGAACGGCCCCTGCCTCGTGCTGGCGGGCGCGGGCAGTGGCAAGACGCGCGTGATCACCCAGAAAATCGCCTATCTGGTGGACGAATGTGGCTACTCGCCCACCAACATCGCGGCCATCACCTTCACCAACAAGGCGGCCAAGGAAATGCAGGAGCGCGTGGGCGGGCTGCTTGGTGGCGGGCGAGCCAAAGGGCTGACCGTGTGCACCTTCCACGCGCTGGGGGTGCGCATCGTGCGCCAGGAGGCCAAGCACTGCGGGCTCAAACCGCAGTTCTCCATCCTCGATACCTCGGACATCACGCAGATCATCTCGGACGTGGTCGGCGACACCGACAAGGCCTACGCGCGCAGCCTGCAGTGGCAGATTTCCAGCTGGAAGAACGCCATGATCACGCCCG
Coding sequences within:
- a CDS encoding DUF4197 domain-containing protein, with amino-acid sequence MQFLRRAVFFLMMASPAFAGGLDLLSSTQASGGLKEALEQGANVAVDQLGTKGGFLNNAKVRIPLPSALEKTRPILKMMGKADELDNLQTAMNRAAEAAVPEARTLLVGAVKSMSVDDAKKILSGGDNSVTRYFESKTRDALTKRFLPVVTEQTNRLSLAGQYNQLAGKAAKTGLLKGEESSVETFVTAKALDGLYATIAEQERAIRANPMQAAGSLAKKVFEAMK